Within Burkholderia cepacia GG4, the genomic segment GCGACGTACACGGAACGCGGCAGCGGCGGCGCGAGATACAGGACCTTCGGCGGCGGCGGCGCGACGTAGACGATGCGCGGGGCCGGTGCGACCACGACGGCCTTCGGCGCAGCGATACGCACGACTTTCGGCGCTGGCGTCACGACGACGGCCTTGGGGGGCGCCGGTGCGACGACGACAGTAGCTGGCACGGGTGGCGGTGCGGCGACGACGACCGCTGCCGGAGCCGGCGCAGGCGCCGCAACAGCGACCGTCGTGGTTGCCGGCGGCGGCGCGGTCACGACCACGGCGGACGGCGGGGGCGGTGCGACCGGAACGACGACCGGGGCCGGCACCGGTACGGGCACCGTGCCAGCGACGACAACCGTGCCGCTCGCCGTCGTGCTGCCGTGGATCACGGCCGTGCCGCCGGTCGACACCGTGCCGCCGTGCACGACCGTCGAGCCACCCGACGTCGTCACGACGCCCGGGGCCACGCGCGTCGCGCTGCCGGCATGTGTGACGCTCTGGCCGTCCGCGCCGGTCACGGTGCCCGAGCGCGAGCAGGTCGAGCCCGCGCAATTCGTCGATGCGGTGTGGCCCGCCGTGTTGCCGTTCGCGCCGGTGATCGTGCCGCTCGACGAATACTGGCCCGGGCCGTTGCGCGTCACGCTACCCGACGTCGACGCGCTGCGGCCGTCCGAGCCCGTCAGCGAACCGGTATGCGAGCAGGTGCCGTCCGCGCAGCTCGTGTCGCCGCTGTGCTGGACCGAGCGGCCGTTGGGGCCGACCGCGGTGCCGCTATTCGAGAACTGGCCGGGCGCAGTGCGCGTGACGGTGCCCGTGTTGGTCGCGAGGCCGCCGCCGGGGCCGATCACGCCGCCCGCATGCGAGCAGCTGCCGCCGCTGCAGGAGCCGGCGTGCGCGCCGCTGTAGGTGCCGTGCGGCGTGTACGCGGTGCCGTGGCCGGACCAGCCGGCGAAGGCCGGTGCGCTGGCGAGCGTGACGAGGGCGGCGGTGACGAGGAAGCGGGTTTTCATCGGGTGTCCTTGCGGTTCGTTGCGGTGCACGCGGTGGCGTGGCGACGGGACGAACTTTAGGACGACGGCACGCGCCAGTCGCGTCATGAAAGATGTCGCGGTGTTACACGTGGCGCGCTTTTTTTCGGTACGACGAATCGGGGGGCGGGGCCGCGCCGGTTGCCGGCATCGCAAGCCCGGCGGGGCTTCGCGGGTGGTGGTCGAGTGTGTTCGAAGGGCGGTGTGATCCAGGGGAGCGGCGCCGTGCGCAGTCCGAATTCATGTCGCCGTGACATGCGGCGACATATTTGCCGGCCGACTCGTGGAGGCGCCGCGTGACGACATACGCCGACATATTTCACGCCTGCCAAACGCAACGTGGCGCCGCAGGCCGCCAAGGCGCCCGTCCACGCGGGCCTACGACCGCAATCCCCCGCGAGCCGGTCCCGCCGCGACATACGGCGACACATTTCGTTCGTGGCTTTCCCGCGTCCCGCCCACTACAGTGCGTTCCATTCGACGCGACGGCGGCACGTGCCGCACATGACGCGTCCGATTCAACCGAAGGAACGACCCATCATGCTTACTACTACCGGCAAGCTCGCGTACTACGTCACGCTGTTCATCATCGCCGTTTCGCTCGTCGAGGCGGCCGTGCTCACCTGGCGCCGCAGCCGCCAGCCCGAGCCGTTCGACTGGAACGAGGTCTGGCTGTCGCTCGCCGATCTTGCGGGTCGCAAGCTGCTCGCGCTGGTGCCGCTGTCGCTCGCGACGCCGATCTTCGATTTCGCATGGGCGCACCGCTGGTTCACGATCCCGCTGCACAGCGTCGTGCTCGCGCTGCTGGTGTTCGTCGGCCAGGAGTTCTGCTACTACTGGTACCACCGCGCGTCGCATCGGGTCCGCTTCTTCTGGTCGACCCATGCGGTGCATCATTCGCCGAACCAGTTGACGTTGTCGTCCGCGTTTCGCCTCGGCTGGACCGGCAAGATCGCCGGCGCGGCGATGTTCTTCACGCCGCTCGTCTGGCTCGGCGTGCGTCCGGAAGCCGTGCTCGCGATCCTGTCGTTCAACCTGATGTACCAGTTCTGGCTGCACAACACGTGGATGCCGAAGCTCGGCTGGCTCGAATACGTGTTCAATACGCCGTCCGCGCACCGCGTGCATCATGCGTCGAATCTCGACTATCTCGATGCGAACTACGGCGGCGTGCTGATCGTGTTCGACCAGCTGTTCGGCACCTATGTCGCGGAACGCGCCGACGAACCGTGCCGCTACGGCCTCGTCACGCCGACCCGTTCGTGCAATCCGTTCGTCGTCGAGCTCGAGCACTGGGCGAGCCTCGCCCGCGACGTCGCAACGGCCCGCGACGTGTGGACTGCGCTGCGCTTCGTGATGCTGCCGCCGGGCTGGCGGCCCGACAATCAGGGCGAAACGACGGAGGAATTGCGTCGCCGCAGCCTCGTCGCAGTGCGCACGGAAGCGTGAACGGCGCTACGCTGTCGAAACGCCGGCCGGGCGCCCGTGTCGCGGCCGGCAGCGACCCCGAACCACGCATCATCCAATCCCCCTCGACCAGGAGAGCACCTCGATGGAACAAGAACTGAACGGCAAGGCAGTCGCGATCACCGGCGGATTCGGCCACCTCGGCGTCGCGACGGCTGCATGGCTGGGCAAGCGCGGCGCTCGCGTCGCGCTGATCGGCCGCGGCGCGGCCCCGGACGCGCAAGCGTTGCCCGGCGTGCCGGCCGATGCGCTGCGCATCGGCGGAATCGATCTGGTCGATCCGCAGGCGGCCGTGCGAGCGCTCGACACCGTGCGTCGCGAATTCGGCCGGGTCGACGCGCTGCTCAACATCGCGGGCGCATTCGTGTGGCAGACGATCGCCGACGGTGATGCGGCGACGTGGGACCGCATGTACGACCTGAACGTGAAGACGACGCTGAACGCGTCGAAGGCCGCGCTGCCGTATCTGGTGGAGAGCCCGGCCGGCCGCATCGTCAACATCGGCGCAGGCGCGGCGTTCAAGGCCGGCGCGGGGATGGGTGCATACGCGGCCG encodes:
- a CDS encoding sterol desaturase family protein, encoding MLTTTGKLAYYVTLFIIAVSLVEAAVLTWRRSRQPEPFDWNEVWLSLADLAGRKLLALVPLSLATPIFDFAWAHRWFTIPLHSVVLALLVFVGQEFCYYWYHRASHRVRFFWSTHAVHHSPNQLTLSSAFRLGWTGKIAGAAMFFTPLVWLGVRPEAVLAILSFNLMYQFWLHNTWMPKLGWLEYVFNTPSAHRVHHASNLDYLDANYGGVLIVFDQLFGTYVAERADEPCRYGLVTPTRSCNPFVVELEHWASLARDVATARDVWTALRFVMLPPGWRPDNQGETTEELRRRSLVAVRTEA
- a CDS encoding SDR family NAD(P)-dependent oxidoreductase — its product is MEQELNGKAVAITGGFGHLGVATAAWLGKRGARVALIGRGAAPDAQALPGVPADALRIGGIDLVDPQAAVRALDTVRREFGRVDALLNIAGAFVWQTIADGDAATWDRMYDLNVKTTLNASKAALPYLVESPAGRIVNIGAGAAFKAGAGMGAYAAAKAGVARLTEALAAELLDRGVTVNALLPSIIDTPPNRADMPDADFTRWVRPEQIAATIGFLLSTDAQAITGASIPVSGRVA